The following nucleotide sequence is from Candidatus Polarisedimenticolia bacterium.
TGACCCGGAACGTCCAAGCGGCGCAGGAGGGATCGATGCCGGAGAAACGCGCCGTTCGGACAAGGTCCCGCCGGTTTCGGGAAGGGTCCCGCGGCGGAGTCGCCCAAATCGGGCCGGCGTCGCGCGACGATCTCCCGCAGCACGTCCTCCCGCACGATCATGGGGCTGCCATGATCCCCGCACCCGCAGGGGTGCCGGGTCCGGTAGGCCTCGAAAGGGTTGAGAAACGCGACCTTGATCGGATCGACCAGGACCGTCCCGCGCGGGGAAAGGAGCTCGTAGGCCCCGGCGTGGACGAATCCGATGACCCTCCAGAACTGCTGGCGCTCCCCCGTGAGCCCGGTCGCCGTCTCGCGGCAGTGCCAGCGGTTCAATCGGACGATGGAGCTCTCGAAAAGCCAGCGGAGGTCGATTCCGGCGACTTCCGGGCGGCCCGCGGCGGGATCGGGCGCCGCGCTGCGCTTCCCCGGGAGGAACGCGGCCCGGGCCCGCTTTAGAGGTTCCATCGATTCGGATCATACGCCGCGATGGTCCCCCGGGTTGCACGGCGAAGGCGCGGCGCGCCGATTTCGCGGCGGTCGTGCGGAGAAAAGTCCGCGCCCATCGCCCGAATCGCGCCGAAAACACGAAACTCTTTGCGCTCCTGCACGTTTCATCGATGGAATCTCCGAGAGCGCTTGCGGGAGCGTCATGAAACTTCGCACCGGTGCGATCCTCCTCGGCCTGGCCGCGTTTCTCGGGATCGCGTCCGGATGCGGAGTCGCCGCCCAGCGGCGCGACCGGCCCAAGCTGGTGGTGCTGATCGCCGTGGACCAGCTTCGCGCCGACCTCCTGGACCGCTACGACTCCCTGTTCACCGGCGGCTTCCGGCGCCTGAGGGACCGGGGGAGGCGGTACACCGGCGCGATGGTGGAACATGCCATCACCGTCTCCCATCCGGGACACGTCACGCTGGCGACGGGCATGACGCCGGCGCGGCACGGCATCGTCGACGCCGCCTTCTTCGAAGGTCCCGCGGGGGAGCGCCGGCTGGTGGACGCCCTGGAGGATCCGGCGGAGAAGATCCTCGGCGCTCCCGACCAGAAAGGCGTCTCGCCCGCGAAAATCCTCTCGAGCACGCTGCCGGAATGGTTCGTCGGCGCCGATCCCGCGGCGCGCGCCGTCGCCGTCGGCTCCGGGCAGTATTCCTCGCTTCTCCACGCCGGGCATTTCCGCGGCGACGTCTATTGGTACTCGATCGAAGCGGGGAGGTACGTCACCTCGACCTATTACCGCCGGGAGTATCCCGAGTGGGTCGAGCGCTTCAACCGCGAAGATCTGCCGGTTTTCCTGCAGGGATGTGAAACCTGGGACAATCTCGTGCCGGAGGCGGCGAGAGGCTTGGCGCGTCCCGATGCGTCGCCCTACGAAGGGGACCACGTGCACACGACCTTCCCGCACCGTATCCTCGACGTGGCCCCACGGGAGAAGTTCACCGACGAAGGCTTCCGGCGGCGGGCGCGCGAGTATTGGATCGCCGTGACGCCGGCGCTGGACGATGCGACCCTGACCCTGGCGGAGAGATCGATCGAGTCGCTGGCGCTCGGCCGCCGAGAGGCGACCGACTACCTTTCCGTCACCCTGTCCCAGGTCGACGACATCGGCCATGCGTACGGGCCGCTCAGCCAGGAGCAGCTCGACAACCTGTTGCGCATCGACCAGCGCCTCGGAAGGTTCCTCTCCTTCCTGGATCGATCGGTCGGCCAGGGCCGCTACCTCGTCGCGCTGTCCGCCGATCACGGCGCGCCCGACATCCCGGAGCACCGGATCGCCGCGGGTGAGAAGGCGCGCCGGATCCGGGCCGGCGAGATCCAGGCCCTCCTCGACGCCGCCGGCGCCCTGGCGGCCAAGTCGGCGCAGCCTCCCGAGCGCCTGGCCGACGAGATCGCCGGGATGCTCCGGCGCAGCCCCTTCGTGGCCGATGCCATGACCGTCGGCGAGCTTCTTGGGAGCAGCGCGGGCGCCGATCCCTTCCGG
It contains:
- a CDS encoding alkaline phosphatase family protein, with amino-acid sequence MKLRTGAILLGLAAFLGIASGCGVAAQRRDRPKLVVLIAVDQLRADLLDRYDSLFTGGFRRLRDRGRRYTGAMVEHAITVSHPGHVTLATGMTPARHGIVDAAFFEGPAGERRLVDALEDPAEKILGAPDQKGVSPAKILSSTLPEWFVGADPAARAVAVGSGQYSSLLHAGHFRGDVYWYSIEAGRYVTSTYYRREYPEWVERFNREDLPVFLQGCETWDNLVPEAARGLARPDASPYEGDHVHTTFPHRILDVAPREKFTDEGFRRRAREYWIAVTPALDDATLTLAERSIESLALGRREATDYLSVTLSQVDDIGHAYGPLSQEQLDNLLRIDQRLGRFLSFLDRSVGQGRYLVALSADHGAPDIPEHRIAAGEKARRIRAGEIQALLDAAGALAAKSAQPPERLADEIAGMLRRSPFVADAMTVGELLGSSAGADPFRGLYRNNVRADRVPRFPVFSSDHPEQGIGRYGVLVRLEEGAMIDFDASVHGSPYEYDRHVPMIFFGPGVAPGSSDEPVGTFDLAPTLAALAGVPFPRGLDGHPLMGSPGA